A part of Diprion similis isolate iyDipSimi1 chromosome 12, iyDipSimi1.1, whole genome shotgun sequence genomic DNA contains:
- the LOC124412994 gene encoding homeobox protein Nkx-2.2a-like isoform X1, translating into MADKNKILPWSLLPYPASLLNHVWYSQLALNTRLLESMKMPARTSGFHISDILELNDSKPTPEDSELQGTTTVLPAANEVPSTYQQLLEHTTAMLQPGVHGNLNRATLPPPPPGILGWPTGPSLPSTVPQPLEEVNVLQQPDSTSPTISDLSFPSHPENGHESKEDEQEFEEEHQGESQPHENEHKKRKRRVLFSKAQTYELERRFRQQRYLSAPEREHLASIIRLTPTQVKIWFQNHRYKTKRAATERVEASGSGCSPRRVAVPVLVRDGKPCQSKLMESASYPGSGQVPMAPYMQKPYWW; encoded by the exons atggcggataaAAACAAGATCCTACCGTGGTCCCTGCTTCCATATCCGGCGAGTTTGTTGAACCATGTTTGGTACAGTCAACTCGCTCTGAATACTAg GCTACTCGAAAGCATGAAGATGCCGGCACGGACGTCCGGTTTTCACATCAGCGACATCCTGGAGCTAAACGACTCAAAACCGACGCCAGAAGATTCTGAGCTTCAAG GAACCACGACGGTTTTGCCAGCGGCAAACGAGGTGCCCTCGACTTACCAGCAGCTCCTTGAACACACGACGGCGATGCTGCAGCCCGGAGTTCACGGGAACTTAAACAGAGCGACGCTGCCGCCTCCGCCGCCGGGAATTCTGGGATGGCCAACCGGGCCGTCACTGCCTTCGACGGTGCCGCAACCCCTGGAGGAAGTTAACG TCCTCCAGCAGCCGGACTCGACCAGTCCGACAATATCCGACCTCTCGTTTCCCTCGCATCCTGAAAACGGGCACGAGTCGAAGGAGGACGAGCAGGAGTTCGAGGAGGAGCACCAGGGCGAGTCTCAGCCCCACGAGAACGAGCACAAGAAGCGAAAGCGGCGGGTCCTCTTCTCCAAGGCCCAGACCTACGAGCTGGAACGGCGGTTCCGGCAGCAGCGATACCTCAGTGCCCCGGAACGTGAGCACTTGGCCTCCATCATAAGGTTGACCCCGACCCAGGTCAAGATCTGGTTCCAGAACCACAGGTACAAGACAAAACGCGCCGCCACCGAGAGGGTCGAGGCCAGTGGAAGCGGTTGCTCGCCGAGGAGGGTCGCCGTCCCCGTCCTCGTCCGCGACGGAAAACCCTGTCAGTCGAAGCTAATGGAGTCTGCATCGTATCCTGGTTCCGGGCAGGTCCCCATGGCTCCGTACATGCAGAAGCCGTACTGGTGGTAA
- the LOC124413096 gene encoding Golgi resident protein GCP60, translating into MASPADDVSDAGRDFDKLKLSPVRTADNTDSRNDAKVFEPHLSGFETRELYKIALSFYKEKEGKAVHLSYEDKLKLVAFTQQVMHGKCTVENAPPLGVLDMIGRDRRLAWQNLGDISKEEAMEGFIVLLDKLCPLFKTVVEAQKRDLEEKARLKKEEELKRLEKEEELRELEKQRQIEEEERIKQESQRRQIQEALNQQTYHQFKAYAEQQYPGNPEQQGVLIRQLQEQHYHQYMQQLHQNQLVIEDQGSDTEKKEKLAEILSSESEKNAADSNETTPLNENDSDEAEPDWPPVSAAEMWTRTGVEEFKEIIRKEAGDAVIKVGHGETVTVRVPTHEDGSCLFWEFATDGYDIGFGVYFEWSKPETNQVSVHISESEDEDEEEEEYEPREDLENGAMNGIPKSEYSKPITPPISVIVPVYRRDSQEEVYAGSHQYPGQGVYLLKFDNSYSLWRSKTLYYRVYYTRPGFTNN; encoded by the exons ATGGCGTCGCCAGCCGATGACGTTTCCGATGCAGGACGAGATTTTGACAAGCTGAAGTTATCGCCGGTAAGAACAGCCGACAATACGGATTCCCGGAACGATGCGAAGGTTTTCGAGCCTCATCTTTCGGGTTTTGAGACCCGCGAACTCTACAAGATTGCCTTAAGCTTCTACAAAG AAAAGGAAGGTAAAGCCGTGCATTTGTCTTACGAGGACAAGCTGAAGTTGGTCGCATTTACGCAGCAAGTAATGCATGGAAAATGTACAGTAGAAAATGCACCCCCCTTGGGAGTGCTGGACATGATAGGTCGGGACCGACGATTGGCTTGGCAAAACCTTGGCGACATATCGAAAGAAGAAGCTATGGAGGGTTTCATAGTATTGCTGGACAAGCTATGCCCGTTGTTCAAGACCGTAGTCGAGGCGCAGAAAAGGGATCTGGAGGAGAAGGCTAgactgaaaaaagaagaggagtTGAAGAGGCtggaaaaggaggaggagctCAGGGAGCTCGAGAAGCAGCGGCAGATCGAAGAGGAGGAAAGGATAAAACAGGAGAGCCAGAGACGGCAGATACAGGAAGCGCTGAACCAGCAAACCTATCATCAATTCAAGGCCTACGCCGAGCAGCAGTACCCCGGAAACCCGGAGCAGCAAGGTGTACTGATAAGGCAATTGCAGGAGCAGCACTATCACCAGTACATGCAACAGCTCCATCAGAATCAGCTGGTGATAGAGGATCAAGGCTCGGAcactgagaaaaaagagaagctAGCGGAGATCCTGAGCAGTGAGAGTGAGAAGAATGCTGCCGATTCGAACGAAACTACGCCACTGAATGAGAATGATTCGGATGAAGCAGAGCCGGATTGGCCACCTGTGTCGGCGGCTGAAATGTGGACTAGAACCGGAGTGGAAGAGTTCAAAGAGATCATTCGCAAGGAAGCCGGCGATGCTGTGATCAAAGTTGGACATGGGGAAACCGTCACCGTTAGAGTTCCTACCCATGAGGATGGCTCCTGTCTATTTTGGGAGTTCGCAACGGACGGGTACGACATAGGGTTTGGGGTTTACTTTGAATGGTCTAAACCGGAGACCAATCAAGTCTCCGTCCACATCAGCGAATCTGAGGATGAAgacgaggaggaagaggagtaCGAACCCAGGGAGGATCTGGAGAATGGAGCAATGAACGGAATCCCAAAGTCTGAATACAGTAAACCAATCACACCGCCGATCAGTGTCATTGTACCT GTCTATAGGCGAGATTCACAGGAAGAGGTTTATGCCGGTAGTCACCAATATCCGGGACAA ggtGTCTACCTCCTGAAATTTGACAATTCCTACTCGCTTTGGCGGAGCAAAACTCTATATTACAGAGTATATTACACGCGGCCGGGCTTTACAAATAATTAG
- the LOC124412994 gene encoding homeobox protein Nkx-2.2a-like isoform X2 yields the protein MAAAYDDCYDASWHLIPPDYVSNDDDYRLLESMKMPARTSGFHISDILELNDSKPTPEDSELQGTTTVLPAANEVPSTYQQLLEHTTAMLQPGVHGNLNRATLPPPPPGILGWPTGPSLPSTVPQPLEEVNVLQQPDSTSPTISDLSFPSHPENGHESKEDEQEFEEEHQGESQPHENEHKKRKRRVLFSKAQTYELERRFRQQRYLSAPEREHLASIIRLTPTQVKIWFQNHRYKTKRAATERVEASGSGCSPRRVAVPVLVRDGKPCQSKLMESASYPGSGQVPMAPYMQKPYWW from the exons ATGGCAGCAGCCTACGACGACTGCTACGACGCCTCTTGGCATCTCATACCGCCGGACTATGTAAGCAACGATGATGATTACAG GCTACTCGAAAGCATGAAGATGCCGGCACGGACGTCCGGTTTTCACATCAGCGACATCCTGGAGCTAAACGACTCAAAACCGACGCCAGAAGATTCTGAGCTTCAAG GAACCACGACGGTTTTGCCAGCGGCAAACGAGGTGCCCTCGACTTACCAGCAGCTCCTTGAACACACGACGGCGATGCTGCAGCCCGGAGTTCACGGGAACTTAAACAGAGCGACGCTGCCGCCTCCGCCGCCGGGAATTCTGGGATGGCCAACCGGGCCGTCACTGCCTTCGACGGTGCCGCAACCCCTGGAGGAAGTTAACG TCCTCCAGCAGCCGGACTCGACCAGTCCGACAATATCCGACCTCTCGTTTCCCTCGCATCCTGAAAACGGGCACGAGTCGAAGGAGGACGAGCAGGAGTTCGAGGAGGAGCACCAGGGCGAGTCTCAGCCCCACGAGAACGAGCACAAGAAGCGAAAGCGGCGGGTCCTCTTCTCCAAGGCCCAGACCTACGAGCTGGAACGGCGGTTCCGGCAGCAGCGATACCTCAGTGCCCCGGAACGTGAGCACTTGGCCTCCATCATAAGGTTGACCCCGACCCAGGTCAAGATCTGGTTCCAGAACCACAGGTACAAGACAAAACGCGCCGCCACCGAGAGGGTCGAGGCCAGTGGAAGCGGTTGCTCGCCGAGGAGGGTCGCCGTCCCCGTCCTCGTCCGCGACGGAAAACCCTGTCAGTCGAAGCTAATGGAGTCTGCATCGTATCCTGGTTCCGGGCAGGTCCCCATGGCTCCGTACATGCAGAAGCCGTACTGGTGGTAA